A part of Neodiprion pinetum isolate iyNeoPine1 chromosome 4, iyNeoPine1.2, whole genome shotgun sequence genomic DNA contains:
- the LOC124217018 gene encoding zinc finger protein 62 homolog isoform X1: protein MLKLVLQTQEGQQIEVTVSPDDTFADLQRLYESPENPGLFELLKHLITSGIDVDARTKVFDYVTNSSSTEWLVEESLDDISGLQTVDTLQTIIEETRIKECCVEDCSNTNLTAPNKVFFPLPTEKDRLSAWLMGIGKPDLLNVGIEFSTDIADEHFVCADHFAPSQFLKGTDQVLKRRACPSLTQINIEDRASSLSNQKQDPLYLETETSDKSRLPQIMESNKDLGITNAFDSAILDEFDIFNDVTHPGRLCRLCGEHTLDPVYLFSPNDHSNNKCTVADKINICLPITVTAKDPLPKQVCAQCLEKLDTCHKLATTCLETEDKLKSMFEMKKFHVNVVNDKRCPLCISGNMQIVTKSGIYRKDKAESFPEILKNSSARTRQMSPSKSNNNKTEILSSVDREPLRDFYTDIPASITQSEDSIKNENVPLRLPSYLSQGELLCSICSQKEDNIEQLTEHAKQHNGYPCTICADVNFKTVNEQQLHFLRHGVNRGYCETCSLEWTNPTDAAEHLKICKPEFWSLECAHCGEKFPHIEAGNKHNCQMLITEVEGFKCDLCGKKYMQKINLNMHMRTHEKREAVYYKCSFCNKQFTRKGSLHKHVSTLHSVVESATSPKCYKCRKCDEAFVTSASAEAHITEKHFSQLMIADVSFTSNQFTADEINLSRVYICEYCERCYTIPSSLHDHRQNEHYENSDYQCNICNSSFETYKSLSRHKTLHIKENDLEDLGIKQYYLCNYCNKTFLHYGTLMIHTSQHQQPLPYLCRLCNFQCATYKEVAEHRKNTHPYQSVLHERPNNLYHCQYCEKSFCHEVALIKHIRMHTGERPYKCSICGKGFSQTSGLYTHLKVHSNLRPYTCPQCPQTFKIKGDRDNHVKKHSGDRPYKCDFCEKAFMTQHVYSQHRKIHTNERPYKCDVCGEAFRRSHVLTVHMRRHTGAKPHTCDMCSKAYRQRGDLLKHKKIQHGVTTINSSGAVPSSRTALPSSGDISSSTESTTIFPIV, encoded by the exons ATGCTAAAACTTGTTCTTCAGACCCAGGAGGGTCAGCAGATAGAAGTAACTGTAAGCCCGGATGATACATTCGCAGACTTACAGCGACTGTACGAAAGTCCAGAAAATCCTGGCCTGTTCGAACTTCTCAAGCACCTCATTACCAGCGGGATAGACGTGGATGCGAGAACCAAAGTATTCGATTATGTTACAAACAGTA GTTCAACAGAATGGCTGGTCGAGGAATCGCTCGACGACATTAGCGGTCTACAAACAGTCGATACTTTACAAACTATAATCGAAGAGACACGGATAAAAGAATGCTGTGTAGAAGACTGTTCCAACACTAACCTGACAGCGCCGAATAAAGTCTTTTTTCCGTTGCCCACTGAGAAAGATAG attATCTGCGTGGTTGATGGGAATAGGGAAACCAGATCTGCTCAATGTGGGAATAGAATTTTCCACCGACATCGCAGATGAACACTTTGTTTGCGCAGATCATTTTGCACCTAGTCAATTTTTAAAGGGAACTGATCAGGTACTAAAACGACGAGCCTGCCCATCGCTGACACAGATCAACATAGAGGATCGGGCAAGTTCTTTGTCAAACCAGAAGCAAGATCCGTTGTACTTAGAAACTGAAACCTCGG ACAAATCACGTTTACCACAGATAATGGAAAGTAATAAGGATCTCGGTATCACAAATGCGTTTGATAGTGCAATACTAGATGAGTTTGACATTTTTAATGACGTAACTCACCCAGGTCGATTATGCAGACTATGTGGCGAGCATACCCTAGATCCTGTTTATCTCTTTTCGCCAAATGATCACAGCAACAACAAATGCACGGTGgctgataaaataaatatatgtctACCAATTACG GTAACCGCTAAGGATCCCCTGCCGAAACAAGTATGCGCACAGTGTTTGGAGAAACTTGACACATGTCACAAACTTGCGACGACATGTCTAGAAACGGAAGACAAATTGAAATCAAtgttcgaaatgaaaaaattccacgTAAATGTAGTCAATGACAAACGATGTCCGTTATGCATTTCTGGGAATATGCAAATTGTAACCAAGAGTGGAATTTACCGCAAAGATAAAGCCGAAAGTTTTCCagagatattgaaaaattccagtGCCCGCACTAGACAAATGTCACCCTCTAAGagcaacaataataaaacGGAAATTTTGAGTTCTGTTGATAGAGAACCTCTTCGGG atttctACACCGATATTCCTGCGTCGATAACACAATCGGAAGACTCGATCAAGAATGAAAATGTCCCACTAAGGTTGCCGTCGTATTTATCACAAGGTGAATTACTCTGTTCAATCTGTTCCCAAAAAGAAGACAACATTGAACAATTGACTGAGCATGCAAAGCAGCATAATGGATACCCATGCACGATTTGTGCAGATGTTAACTTTAAAACTGTAAATGAACAACAACTACACTTTCTCAGACACGGAGTTAACCGTGGATATTGCGAGACATGCTCTCTGGAATGGACGAATCCCACAGATGCTGCAGAGCATCTTAAAATCTGCAAACCCGAATTTTGGAGCCTTGAGTGTGCACATTGCGGGGAAAAATTTCCTCACATTGAAGCAGGAAACAAGCACAATTGCCAAATGTTGATAACAGAAGTGGAAGG GTTCAAATGTGATCTgtgtgggaaaaaatatatgcaaaaaattaatctaAACATGCACATGAGGACACACGAAAAGAGAGAAGCGGTTTACTACAAGTGTTCGTTTTGTAACAAACAATTTACACGAAAAGGAAGTCTCCACAAGCATGTTTCGACGTTGCACAGTGTAGTCGAGTCGGCCACAAGTCCTAAATGTTACAAATGCCGAAAGTGTGACGAGGCTTTTGTAACCTCGGCCAGCGCCGAAGCTCACATAACAGAGAAACACTTTAGTCAATTAATGATAGCAGATGTGAGTTTTACAAGCAATCAATTCACTGCagatgaaattaatttgtcCCGAGTGTACATCTGTGAGTACTGTGAGCGTTGTTATACGATCCCTAGTTCGTTACACGACCATAGGCAGAATGAACACTACGAAAATTCTGACTATCAATGCAACATTTGTAACAGTTCGTTCGAGACCTACAAATCGTTATCACGGCACAAAACGTTACACATTAAAGAAAATGACTTGGAAGATTTAGGCATAAAGCAGTATTATCTCTGTAACTATTGCAACAAGACATTTTTACATTATGGTACCTTGATGATTCACACATCTCAACATCAACAGCCGTTACCGTATCTATGCAGGCTTTGCAACTTCCAATGTGCGACTTACAAGGAGGTGGCTGAGCATAGGAAAAATACACATCCGTATCAGTCAGTTTTGCACGAACGACCCAATAATTTATATCACTGTCAGTACTGCGAAAAATCCTTCTGCCATGAAGTAGCATTAATCAAACATATCAGAATGCATACCGGTGAGAGACCTTACAAATGTTCAATATGCGGAAAAGGCTTCTCTCAAACATCTGGTCTATATACACATCTGAAAGTTCATTCTAACCTGAGACCGTACACCTGTCCACAGTGTCCACAGACGTTCAAAATCAAAGGCGATAGGGATAATCACGTAAAAAAACATTCGGGAGATCGTCCTTACAAATGTGATTTTTGCGAAAAGGCGTTCATGACGCAGCATGTCTACAGCCAACATCGTAAAATACATACAAACGAAAGACCTTACAAATGTGATGTTTGCGGTGAGGCTTTTAGAAGGTCGCATGTACTTACAGTCCACATGAGACGTCATACCGGTGCAAAACCGCACACGTGCGACATGTGCAGTAAGGCTTACAGGCAACGCGGCGATTTattaaaacataaaaaaatccAGCACGGCGTAACGACCATCAATTCGAGTGGCGCGGTGCCTAGTTCTAGGACCGCTCTTCCGTCTTCCGGTGATATTTCGAGTAGCACGGAATCAACAACCATTTTTCCAATCGTTTGA
- the LOC124217018 gene encoding zinc finger protein 62 homolog isoform X2, translated as MLKLVLQTQEGQQIEVTVSPDDTFADLQRLYESPENPGLFELLKHLITSGIDVDARTKVFDYVTNSKWLVEESLDDISGLQTVDTLQTIIEETRIKECCVEDCSNTNLTAPNKVFFPLPTEKDRLSAWLMGIGKPDLLNVGIEFSTDIADEHFVCADHFAPSQFLKGTDQVLKRRACPSLTQINIEDRASSLSNQKQDPLYLETETSDKSRLPQIMESNKDLGITNAFDSAILDEFDIFNDVTHPGRLCRLCGEHTLDPVYLFSPNDHSNNKCTVADKINICLPITVTAKDPLPKQVCAQCLEKLDTCHKLATTCLETEDKLKSMFEMKKFHVNVVNDKRCPLCISGNMQIVTKSGIYRKDKAESFPEILKNSSARTRQMSPSKSNNNKTEILSSVDREPLRDFYTDIPASITQSEDSIKNENVPLRLPSYLSQGELLCSICSQKEDNIEQLTEHAKQHNGYPCTICADVNFKTVNEQQLHFLRHGVNRGYCETCSLEWTNPTDAAEHLKICKPEFWSLECAHCGEKFPHIEAGNKHNCQMLITEVEGFKCDLCGKKYMQKINLNMHMRTHEKREAVYYKCSFCNKQFTRKGSLHKHVSTLHSVVESATSPKCYKCRKCDEAFVTSASAEAHITEKHFSQLMIADVSFTSNQFTADEINLSRVYICEYCERCYTIPSSLHDHRQNEHYENSDYQCNICNSSFETYKSLSRHKTLHIKENDLEDLGIKQYYLCNYCNKTFLHYGTLMIHTSQHQQPLPYLCRLCNFQCATYKEVAEHRKNTHPYQSVLHERPNNLYHCQYCEKSFCHEVALIKHIRMHTGERPYKCSICGKGFSQTSGLYTHLKVHSNLRPYTCPQCPQTFKIKGDRDNHVKKHSGDRPYKCDFCEKAFMTQHVYSQHRKIHTNERPYKCDVCGEAFRRSHVLTVHMRRHTGAKPHTCDMCSKAYRQRGDLLKHKKIQHGVTTINSSGAVPSSRTALPSSGDISSSTESTTIFPIV; from the exons ATGCTAAAACTTGTTCTTCAGACCCAGGAGGGTCAGCAGATAGAAGTAACTGTAAGCCCGGATGATACATTCGCAGACTTACAGCGACTGTACGAAAGTCCAGAAAATCCTGGCCTGTTCGAACTTCTCAAGCACCTCATTACCAGCGGGATAGACGTGGATGCGAGAACCAAAGTATTCGATTATGTTACAAACAGTA AATGGCTGGTCGAGGAATCGCTCGACGACATTAGCGGTCTACAAACAGTCGATACTTTACAAACTATAATCGAAGAGACACGGATAAAAGAATGCTGTGTAGAAGACTGTTCCAACACTAACCTGACAGCGCCGAATAAAGTCTTTTTTCCGTTGCCCACTGAGAAAGATAG attATCTGCGTGGTTGATGGGAATAGGGAAACCAGATCTGCTCAATGTGGGAATAGAATTTTCCACCGACATCGCAGATGAACACTTTGTTTGCGCAGATCATTTTGCACCTAGTCAATTTTTAAAGGGAACTGATCAGGTACTAAAACGACGAGCCTGCCCATCGCTGACACAGATCAACATAGAGGATCGGGCAAGTTCTTTGTCAAACCAGAAGCAAGATCCGTTGTACTTAGAAACTGAAACCTCGG ACAAATCACGTTTACCACAGATAATGGAAAGTAATAAGGATCTCGGTATCACAAATGCGTTTGATAGTGCAATACTAGATGAGTTTGACATTTTTAATGACGTAACTCACCCAGGTCGATTATGCAGACTATGTGGCGAGCATACCCTAGATCCTGTTTATCTCTTTTCGCCAAATGATCACAGCAACAACAAATGCACGGTGgctgataaaataaatatatgtctACCAATTACG GTAACCGCTAAGGATCCCCTGCCGAAACAAGTATGCGCACAGTGTTTGGAGAAACTTGACACATGTCACAAACTTGCGACGACATGTCTAGAAACGGAAGACAAATTGAAATCAAtgttcgaaatgaaaaaattccacgTAAATGTAGTCAATGACAAACGATGTCCGTTATGCATTTCTGGGAATATGCAAATTGTAACCAAGAGTGGAATTTACCGCAAAGATAAAGCCGAAAGTTTTCCagagatattgaaaaattccagtGCCCGCACTAGACAAATGTCACCCTCTAAGagcaacaataataaaacGGAAATTTTGAGTTCTGTTGATAGAGAACCTCTTCGGG atttctACACCGATATTCCTGCGTCGATAACACAATCGGAAGACTCGATCAAGAATGAAAATGTCCCACTAAGGTTGCCGTCGTATTTATCACAAGGTGAATTACTCTGTTCAATCTGTTCCCAAAAAGAAGACAACATTGAACAATTGACTGAGCATGCAAAGCAGCATAATGGATACCCATGCACGATTTGTGCAGATGTTAACTTTAAAACTGTAAATGAACAACAACTACACTTTCTCAGACACGGAGTTAACCGTGGATATTGCGAGACATGCTCTCTGGAATGGACGAATCCCACAGATGCTGCAGAGCATCTTAAAATCTGCAAACCCGAATTTTGGAGCCTTGAGTGTGCACATTGCGGGGAAAAATTTCCTCACATTGAAGCAGGAAACAAGCACAATTGCCAAATGTTGATAACAGAAGTGGAAGG GTTCAAATGTGATCTgtgtgggaaaaaatatatgcaaaaaattaatctaAACATGCACATGAGGACACACGAAAAGAGAGAAGCGGTTTACTACAAGTGTTCGTTTTGTAACAAACAATTTACACGAAAAGGAAGTCTCCACAAGCATGTTTCGACGTTGCACAGTGTAGTCGAGTCGGCCACAAGTCCTAAATGTTACAAATGCCGAAAGTGTGACGAGGCTTTTGTAACCTCGGCCAGCGCCGAAGCTCACATAACAGAGAAACACTTTAGTCAATTAATGATAGCAGATGTGAGTTTTACAAGCAATCAATTCACTGCagatgaaattaatttgtcCCGAGTGTACATCTGTGAGTACTGTGAGCGTTGTTATACGATCCCTAGTTCGTTACACGACCATAGGCAGAATGAACACTACGAAAATTCTGACTATCAATGCAACATTTGTAACAGTTCGTTCGAGACCTACAAATCGTTATCACGGCACAAAACGTTACACATTAAAGAAAATGACTTGGAAGATTTAGGCATAAAGCAGTATTATCTCTGTAACTATTGCAACAAGACATTTTTACATTATGGTACCTTGATGATTCACACATCTCAACATCAACAGCCGTTACCGTATCTATGCAGGCTTTGCAACTTCCAATGTGCGACTTACAAGGAGGTGGCTGAGCATAGGAAAAATACACATCCGTATCAGTCAGTTTTGCACGAACGACCCAATAATTTATATCACTGTCAGTACTGCGAAAAATCCTTCTGCCATGAAGTAGCATTAATCAAACATATCAGAATGCATACCGGTGAGAGACCTTACAAATGTTCAATATGCGGAAAAGGCTTCTCTCAAACATCTGGTCTATATACACATCTGAAAGTTCATTCTAACCTGAGACCGTACACCTGTCCACAGTGTCCACAGACGTTCAAAATCAAAGGCGATAGGGATAATCACGTAAAAAAACATTCGGGAGATCGTCCTTACAAATGTGATTTTTGCGAAAAGGCGTTCATGACGCAGCATGTCTACAGCCAACATCGTAAAATACATACAAACGAAAGACCTTACAAATGTGATGTTTGCGGTGAGGCTTTTAGAAGGTCGCATGTACTTACAGTCCACATGAGACGTCATACCGGTGCAAAACCGCACACGTGCGACATGTGCAGTAAGGCTTACAGGCAACGCGGCGATTTattaaaacataaaaaaatccAGCACGGCGTAACGACCATCAATTCGAGTGGCGCGGTGCCTAGTTCTAGGACCGCTCTTCCGTCTTCCGGTGATATTTCGAGTAGCACGGAATCAACAACCATTTTTCCAATCGTTTGA
- the LOC124217018 gene encoding uncharacterized protein isoform X3 — translation MLKLVLQTQEGQQIEVTVSPDDTFADLQRLYESPENPGLFELLKHLITSGIDVDARTKVFDYVTNSSSTEWLVEESLDDISGLQTVDTLQTIIEETRIKECCVEDCSNTNLTAPNKVFFPLPTEKDRLSAWLMGIGKPDLLNVGIEFSTDIADEHFVCADHFAPSQFLKGTDQVLKRRACPSLTQINIEDRASSLSNQKQDPLYLETETSDKSRLPQIMESNKDLGITNAFDSAILDEFDIFNDVTHPGRLCRLCGEHTLDPVYLFSPNDHSNNKCTVADKINICLPITVTAKDPLPKQVCAQCLEKLDTCHKLATTCLETEDKLKSMFEMKKFHVNVVNDKRCPLCISGNMQIVTKSGIYRKDKAESFPEILKNSSARTRQMSPSKSNNNKTEILSSVDREPLRDFYTDIPASITQSEDSIKNENVPLRLPSYLSQDTELTVDIARHALWNGRIPQMLQSILKSANPNFGALSVHIAGKNFLTLKQETSTIAKC, via the exons ATGCTAAAACTTGTTCTTCAGACCCAGGAGGGTCAGCAGATAGAAGTAACTGTAAGCCCGGATGATACATTCGCAGACTTACAGCGACTGTACGAAAGTCCAGAAAATCCTGGCCTGTTCGAACTTCTCAAGCACCTCATTACCAGCGGGATAGACGTGGATGCGAGAACCAAAGTATTCGATTATGTTACAAACAGTA GTTCAACAGAATGGCTGGTCGAGGAATCGCTCGACGACATTAGCGGTCTACAAACAGTCGATACTTTACAAACTATAATCGAAGAGACACGGATAAAAGAATGCTGTGTAGAAGACTGTTCCAACACTAACCTGACAGCGCCGAATAAAGTCTTTTTTCCGTTGCCCACTGAGAAAGATAG attATCTGCGTGGTTGATGGGAATAGGGAAACCAGATCTGCTCAATGTGGGAATAGAATTTTCCACCGACATCGCAGATGAACACTTTGTTTGCGCAGATCATTTTGCACCTAGTCAATTTTTAAAGGGAACTGATCAGGTACTAAAACGACGAGCCTGCCCATCGCTGACACAGATCAACATAGAGGATCGGGCAAGTTCTTTGTCAAACCAGAAGCAAGATCCGTTGTACTTAGAAACTGAAACCTCGG ACAAATCACGTTTACCACAGATAATGGAAAGTAATAAGGATCTCGGTATCACAAATGCGTTTGATAGTGCAATACTAGATGAGTTTGACATTTTTAATGACGTAACTCACCCAGGTCGATTATGCAGACTATGTGGCGAGCATACCCTAGATCCTGTTTATCTCTTTTCGCCAAATGATCACAGCAACAACAAATGCACGGTGgctgataaaataaatatatgtctACCAATTACG GTAACCGCTAAGGATCCCCTGCCGAAACAAGTATGCGCACAGTGTTTGGAGAAACTTGACACATGTCACAAACTTGCGACGACATGTCTAGAAACGGAAGACAAATTGAAATCAAtgttcgaaatgaaaaaattccacgTAAATGTAGTCAATGACAAACGATGTCCGTTATGCATTTCTGGGAATATGCAAATTGTAACCAAGAGTGGAATTTACCGCAAAGATAAAGCCGAAAGTTTTCCagagatattgaaaaattccagtGCCCGCACTAGACAAATGTCACCCTCTAAGagcaacaataataaaacGGAAATTTTGAGTTCTGTTGATAGAGAACCTCTTCGGG atttctACACCGATATTCCTGCGTCGATAACACAATCGGAAGACTCGATCAAGAATGAAAATGTCCCACTAAGGTTGCCGTCGTATTTATCACAAG ACACGGAGTTAACCGTGGATATTGCGAGACATGCTCTCTGGAATGGACGAATCCCACAGATGCTGCAGAGCATCTTAAAATCTGCAAACCCGAATTTTGGAGCCTTGAGTGTGCACATTGCGGGGAAAAATTTCCTCACATTGAAGCAGGAAACAAGCACAATTGCCAAATGTTGA
- the rasp gene encoding protein-cysteine N-palmitoyltransferase HHAT isoform X1: MKRSVALNGLELWIYFCGWTGGIIIGMYHLYLHSSSYFRYYDDVYGDFSPGWKWIGGKRDTADPEWRIWIPLLYRILPWACVQIFIGQIVKYFFSSMLLCCWYIVISLTFLWSFVGSPAIIFLLIHPTLAWLLVPLRSKIILWTLHVSCLVVLNAVKSTDCIVQKWLELEEDEYNVLTVALAWMQLKSIGFSFDNMAKYRCKSFDESFEEFVQILAYCLYLPTLFLGQLILYNDFVNGINTLYEKWTFKRVTSLILGLFRYLFWIFFTEFSLHFLYINILHFHSELLHSFNSWALYGFGYCMGQYFLNKYVVVYGFSRVIARAENIADLYTPKCIARIHLYSDMWKYFDRGLHNFLLRYIYLPVAGTKSALQKVFASFLCFSLVYVWHGTQMFILTWSVLNFIGVTIESLARTIGSTKIYIETQRKVMGPTNARRFHCILASPLLAMSAISNFYFFGGQEIGNIFVRRILGELSVCYPLVDSWKSFVTLLSVLYCCCQLSTELKIRDTKKSQPVKSD, translated from the exons ATGAAGCGAAGCGTTGCTCTTAACGGCCTTGAATTGTGGATATATTTTTGCGGATGGACTGGCGGAATAATCATTGGAATGTATCATCTTTACCTGCATTCTAGTTCAT ACTTTAGGTATTACGATGATGTTTATGGAGACTTTAGTCCCGGATGGAAATGGATTGGTGGTAAGCGCGATACCGCCGACCCGGAATGGAGGATCTGGATTCCGCTGTTATATAGGATTTTACCTTGGGCTTgcgttcaaattttcattgggCAAATAGttaaatatttcttcagttcTATG CTATTGTGCTGTTGGTACATTGTTATAAGTTTGACGTTTCTCTGGTCATTTGTCGGGTCACCAGCTATAATCTTCTTGTTAATTCATCCGACTCTGGCATGGCTCCTTGTGCCTCTTCGAAGCAAAATTATACTATGGACACTTCATGTATCCTGTTTGGTCGTACTGAATGCTGTAAAAAGTACAGATTGTATTGTGCAAAAATGGTTGGAACTTGAGGAAGATGAATATAACGTATTGACAGTCGCCCTGGCTTGGATGCAATTGAAAAGCATTGGTTTCAGCTTTGACAATATGGCTAAATATCGGTGCAAAAGTTTTGACGAATCCTTTGAAGAATTCGTACAGATATTAGCCTACTGTCTTTATCTACCCACACTGTTTCTTGGTCAGTTGATATTGTACAACGATTTTGTCAACGGG ATCAACACATTGTACGAGAAATGGACATTCAAGAGGGTCACGTCGTTAATTCTTGGCTTATTTCGATATCttttttggatatttttcacAGAGTTTTCCCTACACTTTCTGTATATTAATATACTTCACTTTCACTCCGAG TTGTTACATAGCTTCAATAGCTGGGCACTATATGGTTTCGGATATTGCATGGGACAGTACTTCTTGAACAAATATGTTGTGGTATATGGATTCTCAAGAGTGATCGCACGCGCTGAAAATATTGCAGATCTGTACACTCCTAAATGTATCGCTAGAATTCACTTGTATTCTGATATGTGGAAGTATTTTGACAGAGGGTTGCACAACTTTCTTCTCAg gtATATTTACTTACCAGTTGCTGGTACAAAATCTGCATTGCAAAAAGTCTTTGCATCATTTCTCTGTTTTTCACTTGTGTATGTCTGGCATGGCACGCAAATGTTTATACTCACATGGTCggttttgaatttcattggaGTAACAATAGAAAGTTTGGCAAGGACAATTGGAAGCACTAAAATATACATCGAAACTCAGAGAAAAGTCATGGGGCCAACAAATGCAAGACGTTTTCATTGTATTTTGGCAAGTCCGTTGCTAGCAATGTCAGCAAtctccaatttttatttctttggcGGTCAGGAGATTGGGAATATTTTCGTGCGCAGGATACTTGGcg AACTGTCTGTTTGTTATCCTCTTGTAGATTCGTGGAAAAGCTTCGTTACATTGTTGTCTGTTTTGTATTGTTGCTGTCAGTTGTCAACGGAGTTGAAAATAAGAGATACTAAAAAATCACAACCTGTGAAGAGTGATTAA
- the rasp gene encoding protein-cysteine N-palmitoyltransferase HHAT isoform X2: MKRSVALNGLELWIYFCGWTGGIIIGMYHLYLHSSSYFRYYDDVYGDFSPGWKWIGGKRDTADPEWRIWIPLLYRILPWACVQIFIGQIVKYFFSSMLLCCWYIVISLTFLWSFVGSPAIIFLLIHPTLAWLLVPLRSKIILWTLHVSCLVVLNAVKSTDCIVQKWLELEEDEYNVLTVALAWMQLKSIGFSFDNMAKYRCKSFDESFEEFVQILAYCLYLPTLFLGQLILYNDFVNGINTLYEKWTFKRVTSLILGLFRYLFWIFFTEFSLHFLYINILHFHSELLHSFNSWALYGFGYCMGQYFLNKYVVVYGFSRVIARAENIADLYTPKCIARIHLYSDMWKYFDRGLHNFLLRYIYLPVAGTKSALQKVFASFLCFSLVYVWHGTQMFILTWSVLNFIGVTIESLARTIGSTKIYIETQRKVMGPTNARRFHCILASPLLAMSAISNFYFFGGQEIGNIFVRRILGDSWKSFVTLLSVLYCCCQLSTELKIRDTKKSQPVKSD; encoded by the exons ATGAAGCGAAGCGTTGCTCTTAACGGCCTTGAATTGTGGATATATTTTTGCGGATGGACTGGCGGAATAATCATTGGAATGTATCATCTTTACCTGCATTCTAGTTCAT ACTTTAGGTATTACGATGATGTTTATGGAGACTTTAGTCCCGGATGGAAATGGATTGGTGGTAAGCGCGATACCGCCGACCCGGAATGGAGGATCTGGATTCCGCTGTTATATAGGATTTTACCTTGGGCTTgcgttcaaattttcattgggCAAATAGttaaatatttcttcagttcTATG CTATTGTGCTGTTGGTACATTGTTATAAGTTTGACGTTTCTCTGGTCATTTGTCGGGTCACCAGCTATAATCTTCTTGTTAATTCATCCGACTCTGGCATGGCTCCTTGTGCCTCTTCGAAGCAAAATTATACTATGGACACTTCATGTATCCTGTTTGGTCGTACTGAATGCTGTAAAAAGTACAGATTGTATTGTGCAAAAATGGTTGGAACTTGAGGAAGATGAATATAACGTATTGACAGTCGCCCTGGCTTGGATGCAATTGAAAAGCATTGGTTTCAGCTTTGACAATATGGCTAAATATCGGTGCAAAAGTTTTGACGAATCCTTTGAAGAATTCGTACAGATATTAGCCTACTGTCTTTATCTACCCACACTGTTTCTTGGTCAGTTGATATTGTACAACGATTTTGTCAACGGG ATCAACACATTGTACGAGAAATGGACATTCAAGAGGGTCACGTCGTTAATTCTTGGCTTATTTCGATATCttttttggatatttttcacAGAGTTTTCCCTACACTTTCTGTATATTAATATACTTCACTTTCACTCCGAG TTGTTACATAGCTTCAATAGCTGGGCACTATATGGTTTCGGATATTGCATGGGACAGTACTTCTTGAACAAATATGTTGTGGTATATGGATTCTCAAGAGTGATCGCACGCGCTGAAAATATTGCAGATCTGTACACTCCTAAATGTATCGCTAGAATTCACTTGTATTCTGATATGTGGAAGTATTTTGACAGAGGGTTGCACAACTTTCTTCTCAg gtATATTTACTTACCAGTTGCTGGTACAAAATCTGCATTGCAAAAAGTCTTTGCATCATTTCTCTGTTTTTCACTTGTGTATGTCTGGCATGGCACGCAAATGTTTATACTCACATGGTCggttttgaatttcattggaGTAACAATAGAAAGTTTGGCAAGGACAATTGGAAGCACTAAAATATACATCGAAACTCAGAGAAAAGTCATGGGGCCAACAAATGCAAGACGTTTTCATTGTATTTTGGCAAGTCCGTTGCTAGCAATGTCAGCAAtctccaatttttatttctttggcGGTCAGGAGATTGGGAATATTTTCGTGCGCAGGATACTTGGcg ATTCGTGGAAAAGCTTCGTTACATTGTTGTCTGTTTTGTATTGTTGCTGTCAGTTGTCAACGGAGTTGAAAATAAGAGATACTAAAAAATCACAACCTGTGAAGAGTGATTAA